From Streptomyces sp. NBC_00775, one genomic window encodes:
- a CDS encoding agmatine deiminase family protein, whose amino-acid sequence MSAAADGFRMPAEWTPHERTWMAWPGPNPTFDNPDDLAESRAAWAAVARTIRRFEPVTVVVGPGQSADARALLGPDIDTVERELDDAWMRDIGPTFLTNGKGELAAVDWTFNGWGAQDWARWEHDSKIGAYVADLAGARTYASKLVNEGGAIHVDGEGAVLLTETVQLGPERNPDWTREQVEAEIHAQLGTRKAIWLPRGLTGDYPPYGFGTLGHVDIVAAFARPGVVVAHSQQDPAHPDHEVSKEIIGLLKAQTDARGRRLEVVEVPAPTVLEADGHWADYSYINHYLCNGGVVLCGFDDPRDEIAAGIFRRLFPERTVTLVDARTIFAGGGGIHCITQQQPKI is encoded by the coding sequence ATGTCTGCTGCCGCCGACGGCTTCCGTATGCCCGCCGAGTGGACCCCGCACGAGCGCACCTGGATGGCGTGGCCGGGCCCCAACCCCACCTTCGACAACCCGGACGACCTCGCCGAGTCGCGGGCGGCCTGGGCGGCGGTGGCCCGGACGATCCGCCGCTTCGAACCGGTCACGGTCGTGGTCGGGCCGGGGCAGTCGGCCGACGCGCGGGCGCTGCTCGGCCCGGACATCGACACCGTCGAACGCGAACTCGACGACGCCTGGATGCGCGACATAGGCCCCACCTTCCTCACCAACGGGAAGGGCGAACTCGCCGCCGTGGACTGGACGTTCAACGGCTGGGGCGCCCAGGACTGGGCCCGCTGGGAGCACGACTCCAAGATCGGTGCGTACGTCGCCGACCTCGCCGGAGCGCGTACGTACGCCTCGAAGCTGGTCAACGAGGGCGGCGCGATCCACGTCGACGGCGAGGGCGCGGTGCTGCTCACCGAGACCGTGCAGCTCGGCCCCGAGCGCAACCCCGACTGGACCCGCGAACAGGTCGAGGCGGAGATCCACGCCCAGCTCGGCACCCGCAAGGCGATCTGGCTGCCGCGCGGACTGACCGGCGACTATCCTCCGTACGGCTTCGGCACGCTCGGCCATGTCGACATCGTGGCCGCCTTCGCGCGCCCCGGCGTGGTCGTCGCGCACTCCCAGCAGGACCCGGCGCACCCCGACCACGAGGTCAGCAAGGAGATCATCGGCCTGCTGAAGGCGCAGACCGACGCGCGCGGCCGCCGTCTGGAGGTCGTCGAGGTCCCGGCCCCGACCGTCCTGGAGGCCGACGGCCACTGGGCGGACTACTCCTACATCAACCACTACCTCTGCAACGGCGGCGTCGTGCTCTGCGGCTTCGACGACCCGCGCGACGAGATCGCGGCCGGGATCTTCCGCCGGCTGTTCCCGGAGCGCACGGTGACACTCGTGGACGCACGTACGATCTTCGCGGGCGGCGGAGGCATCCACTGCATCACCCAGCAGCAGCCGAAGATCTAG
- a CDS encoding TetR/AcrR family transcriptional regulator: MAGARKNAPPREDVLAAAMDMIAERGLEKLTMAGLGREVGMSSGHLLYYFRSKDELLLQTLEWSEGRLGGERGRLLAARGTARERLDAYVDLYVPDGHRDPHWTLWLEVWNRSQNADDDARERQVAIEGAWHRDLVALIAEGVSRGEFRAVDPDRFAARLRALLDGFSIHVAIGLRGTDRAQILSHVREFLDESLG, from the coding sequence ATGGCCGGTGCGCGAAAGAACGCGCCCCCGCGGGAGGACGTGCTCGCCGCCGCCATGGACATGATCGCGGAGCGCGGTCTGGAGAAGCTCACCATGGCGGGGCTCGGCCGCGAGGTCGGCATGAGCAGCGGCCATCTCCTCTACTACTTCCGCTCCAAGGACGAGCTGCTGCTGCAGACCCTGGAGTGGAGCGAGGGCCGCCTCGGCGGGGAGCGCGGCCGACTGCTGGCCGCACGGGGAACCGCCCGCGAACGCCTCGACGCGTACGTCGACCTGTACGTCCCCGACGGCCACCGCGACCCGCACTGGACGCTCTGGCTGGAGGTCTGGAACCGCTCGCAGAACGCCGACGACGACGCCCGCGAGCGACAGGTCGCCATCGAGGGCGCCTGGCACCGCGACCTGGTGGCGCTGATCGCGGAGGGTGTCTCGCGCGGCGAGTTCCGGGCCGTCGACCCGGACCGGTTCGCCGCCCGGCTGCGCGCCCTGCTCGACGGCTTCTCCATCCATGTGGCGATCGGTCTGCGCGGCACCGACCGTGCCCAGATCCTGTCCCACGTAAGGGAGTTCCTGGACGAGTCGCTCGGCTGA
- a CDS encoding TolB family protein, with amino-acid sequence MVLGLVGAAVPTTMAAPHAPRVERISTATGGLEGDGASAAPAISANGRYVAFTSAAGNLVPGDTNGVADVFVRDLRTGRTQRVAEGPADHPAISADGRYVVFATTAALAKGDDNGLDDIYLHDRRTHRTQRISTGHPDAPPRYRLNYSPVISANGRFVSYTTATPDAAPGDTNGRDDAIVLDRRTGRTELIQYRTDGTLGESDSGATSFSADGRFVVFDTADQLDPSHDYTHALNVYVRDRVKGTTEQVSLPTRYVYKQSSWDGSISANGRLVAFNSNVSSLVPDDKNFYTDVFLFDRKRQKTVRVSTATDGTQPDGPSQGAVLSADGHRVAFVSSATNLVPGDTNGVADVFVKDLRTGAVERVSVAADGTQADGAAGTVSLSQSRAAFSSAATNLVPGDGNGVDDIFVREPEGRR; translated from the coding sequence ATGGTGCTCGGGCTCGTCGGAGCCGCCGTCCCGACCACCATGGCGGCCCCGCACGCACCACGCGTCGAGCGGATCAGTACCGCCACCGGCGGACTTGAGGGCGACGGCGCGTCCGCCGCGCCCGCGATCAGTGCCAACGGCCGCTATGTGGCGTTCACTTCGGCCGCAGGCAACCTCGTGCCCGGGGACACGAACGGTGTCGCGGACGTGTTCGTACGCGACCTGCGGACCGGCCGCACCCAGCGCGTCGCCGAGGGCCCGGCCGACCACCCCGCGATCAGTGCGGACGGCCGCTACGTCGTCTTCGCCACCACCGCCGCACTCGCGAAGGGCGACGACAACGGCCTCGACGACATCTACCTCCACGACCGCAGAACACACCGAACCCAGCGCATCAGCACCGGCCACCCGGACGCACCGCCCCGCTACAGGCTCAACTACTCGCCCGTGATCAGCGCGAACGGCCGGTTCGTGTCGTACACCACCGCGACCCCGGACGCCGCGCCCGGCGACACCAACGGCCGGGACGACGCGATCGTCCTCGACCGCAGGACCGGCCGCACCGAGCTGATCCAGTACCGCACCGACGGCACCCTCGGCGAAAGCGACTCCGGGGCGACCTCGTTCAGTGCGGACGGCCGGTTCGTCGTCTTCGACACGGCGGACCAGCTGGACCCCTCGCACGACTACACCCACGCCCTGAACGTGTATGTGCGCGACCGCGTGAAGGGCACGACGGAACAGGTGAGCCTGCCCACCCGCTACGTCTACAAGCAGAGTTCGTGGGACGGATCCATCAGCGCGAACGGCCGGCTGGTCGCCTTCAACTCCAATGTGAGCTCCCTTGTCCCCGACGACAAAAACTTCTACACCGACGTGTTCCTCTTCGACCGCAAGCGGCAGAAGACCGTGCGCGTGAGCACCGCCACCGACGGCACCCAGCCCGACGGCCCGAGCCAGGGCGCGGTTCTGAGCGCGGACGGCCACCGCGTCGCCTTCGTCTCCAGCGCCACCAACCTCGTCCCCGGTGACACCAACGGCGTCGCCGACGTCTTCGTCAAGGACCTGCGGACGGGCGCCGTCGAGCGCGTGAGCGTCGCCGCCGACGGCACCCAGGCGGACGGCGCCGCGGGCACGGTATCGCTCAGTCAGAGCCGGGCCGCCTTCTCCTCGGCGG